In Methanoregula sp., a single window of DNA contains:
- a CDS encoding response regulator, with translation MTTDTPPAERKRAIHVLVVDDEPFLVDIAQRFLERNNFCTDSAYSADEALQKINQYSYDAIVSDYQMPGKDGIALLKQVRASYPMTPFILFTGRSREEIVIQALNEGADFYIQKGGDTTAQFVELSHKIHRAVERRNAAAAIEERNEVLGAILAASPFGIALVKNRTMQWLNESLATMLGYTTEELIGMPVRNLYKTDEDYLDAGDQISSELKVNGQSRIRARLLRKNGSLMDCEVQMASLNTKKPLYSRMVTITDITKRLAITRELEHLSKMPHLELNPVIEVNDREEITYFNDAAIDVLIRHGKGEGLEAFIPQDLSGILAMIPKSDAQCIYRTIQIGSVPMIVHITLSGTYKVARISAFDINDAKRVDDFVSKATS, from the coding sequence ATGACCACCGATACCCCTCCGGCAGAACGGAAAAGAGCCATCCATGTTCTCGTAGTTGATGACGAGCCGTTCCTTGTGGATATCGCGCAACGATTCCTGGAACGGAATAATTTCTGTACGGATTCTGCCTACTCGGCAGACGAAGCGCTGCAAAAGATCAACCAATACTCCTATGATGCGATTGTATCCGATTACCAGATGCCCGGAAAAGATGGTATTGCATTATTAAAACAGGTGCGTGCCTCCTATCCAATGACACCGTTCATCCTCTTTACCGGCCGGAGCAGGGAAGAGATTGTCATCCAGGCATTGAACGAAGGTGCGGATTTCTATATCCAGAAAGGCGGGGATACCACAGCCCAGTTCGTGGAGCTCTCCCACAAGATCCACCGGGCGGTTGAGAGGCGGAACGCCGCCGCTGCAATCGAAGAGCGCAACGAGGTCCTTGGCGCTATCCTCGCGGCCTCCCCGTTCGGCATTGCGCTGGTGAAAAACCGGACAATGCAGTGGCTCAACGAGTCCCTGGCAACGATGCTCGGGTATACTACCGAAGAGCTGATCGGCATGCCAGTCCGGAACCTGTACAAGACCGACGAAGACTATCTCGATGCCGGAGACCAGATATCGTCCGAGCTGAAAGTAAACGGGCAGTCAAGGATCCGGGCGCGGCTCCTGCGGAAGAACGGGTCCCTGATGGACTGCGAGGTCCAGATGGCATCCCTCAATACGAAAAAACCGCTGTACAGCCGTATGGTCACGATCACGGACATCACAAAACGACTCGCCATTACCCGCGAACTGGAGCATCTCTCGAAAATGCCCCACCTCGAACTCAACCCGGTTATCGAAGTGAATGACCGGGAGGAGATCACCTATTTCAACGATGCAGCTATCGATGTCCTGATCCGGCATGGCAAAGGCGAAGGGCTCGAAGCATTCATACCGCAGGATCTGAGCGGGATTCTTGCCATGATCCCGAAATCTGATGCGCAGTGCATCTACCGCACGATCCAGATCGGTTCTGTCCCGATGATTGTGCATATAACGCTCAGCGGCACCTACAAAGTGGCCCGTATCTCCGCGTTCGATATCAATGATGCAAAGCGCGTTGATGATTTTGTCAGTAAGGCAACCAGCTGA
- a CDS encoding DUF504 domain-containing protein, whose translation MQWIMLTSHKLLQQYWYDNRYDPAKVQVWYIDRGAPSDRSTVSGPDISLEPYYMEIRTLDGVKPVPYHRILLITYDGMVEFENLKIEGQASTLIEESLRKT comes from the coding sequence ATGCAATGGATCATGTTGACCAGCCATAAACTCCTGCAGCAGTACTGGTACGATAACCGCTACGATCCCGCAAAAGTCCAGGTCTGGTATATCGACCGGGGTGCACCGTCCGACCGGTCCACCGTCAGCGGTCCCGATATCAGCCTGGAGCCGTACTACATGGAGATCCGGACCCTCGATGGCGTAAAACCCGTACCGTATCACCGTATCCTGCTCATCACCTATGACGGGATGGTTGAATTCGAGAACCTGAAGATCGAAGGACAGGCATCCACCCTCATAGAAGAGAGCCTGCGTAAGACCTGA
- a CDS encoding GYD domain-containing protein, whose product MATYVMLGNLKHAAFENLGSIEERDKKATKIIESLGGKLISLYYTIGQYDFVAIIDLPSKEALVKFLAIVGRFGTVRTETLETIPADMLYAIAKEK is encoded by the coding sequence ATGGCAACCTATGTGATGCTCGGGAACCTGAAGCATGCTGCGTTTGAAAATCTGGGCAGCATTGAAGAGCGGGACAAGAAAGCAACAAAGATTATAGAATCCCTCGGCGGAAAACTGATCTCCTTGTATTACACGATAGGCCAGTACGATTTTGTGGCAATCATCGACCTGCCCTCGAAAGAGGCGCTAGTGAAGTTCCTTGCCATTGTCGGCAGGTTCGGGACCGTCCGGACCGAGACCTTAGAGACCATTCCGGCCGACATGCTCTACGCGATCGCAAAAGAGAAATGA
- a CDS encoding tetratricopeptide repeat protein, translated as MKSNDEPLKNGNIEEMVPADTNGWVTKGDHYVDHGQYPKAIECYNQALGIDHHNINALCQKGITLAKLWNDDEAINCFTTALNINSQSCEALLSYGIGLYYINRDSEAIKKLERALELEPENPNIVMWNAIVLPFTEFRSDSEEYIKKAWTIYLKNPENYDNLLLLKGRAYYNLKKYYEALKCFDEYLIKKPDNIETILRKALVYSFIGEIDVALDIVDSLLILNPKNSLSLYYKGYLLLNKREYDDSIKNLDAALKINPNYQIAFFQKGNAFLYLEKYRDAELCFDTVLKNHSYDPDVWNNKGITLTKLEQEKPDYSNAIHCFDKALQIDPDYKNALQNKGMTLLDWYDTKKETKCIELSISCFDKIIKNDSTDYDAWCNKGIALAKIKDYKQARKCFETASKIREYSGTAELGYKFVKELDDKEQTIQSNYLDFQGKLIEGLSAVVKENQEYLSHALKDFRLGLNVSLGMYIGQFFIGVVLIAAAIYLYLLGKTDLLTYLFGGGGVTIFVLLIFKPPQEIQKNRVDLTQWLIAYYNWNNSFLAINTHLARKFSHNVPSEQIQKSNVISANKKIKDEWTDLKEIIEYLGKMTYDTINIIEASCEPKVQQNTQDDKEKKTEGKEQPEQKPDAKKHRIFSRK; from the coding sequence ATGAAGTCAAATGACGAACCTTTGAAAAACGGGAACATAGAAGAAATGGTTCCCGCAGACACTAATGGATGGGTAACGAAAGGAGATCACTATGTCGATCATGGCCAATACCCCAAGGCCATTGAATGTTATAATCAGGCATTAGGAATCGATCACCATAATATCAATGCCCTTTGCCAGAAAGGAATCACCCTTGCCAAACTCTGGAATGACGATGAAGCGATCAATTGTTTTACAACAGCATTAAACATTAACTCCCAATCCTGCGAAGCTCTTCTATCCTATGGGATTGGCCTTTATTATATCAACAGGGATTCCGAAGCCATCAAGAAACTCGAACGTGCACTTGAACTGGAGCCAGAAAATCCTAATATTGTTATGTGGAACGCAATTGTTCTCCCATTTACCGAATTCAGATCGGATTCAGAAGAGTATATTAAAAAAGCATGGACCATATATTTAAAAAATCCTGAAAACTACGATAATTTACTACTGCTCAAAGGTCGCGCATATTACAATCTTAAAAAATATTATGAAGCCTTGAAATGCTTTGATGAGTATCTGATAAAAAAACCCGATAATATCGAGACAATACTTAGAAAGGCTCTTGTGTACTCCTTTATTGGCGAGATTGATGTGGCATTGGATATTGTTGATTCATTACTCATATTAAACCCAAAAAATTCATTATCATTATATTATAAAGGATATCTTCTCCTTAACAAAAGGGAATACGATGATTCAATAAAAAATCTGGATGCTGCACTTAAAATTAATCCTAACTATCAGATAGCATTTTTCCAAAAAGGAAATGCATTTCTCTACCTTGAAAAATATCGGGATGCGGAATTATGTTTCGATACTGTTTTAAAAAACCATTCTTACGACCCTGACGTTTGGAACAACAAGGGTATTACACTAACAAAACTTGAACAAGAAAAACCGGATTATTCGAATGCAATACACTGTTTTGATAAGGCTTTACAGATTGATCCAGATTATAAAAATGCATTACAAAATAAAGGAATGACATTACTAGATTGGTACGACACAAAAAAGGAAACCAAATGTATTGAGTTATCAATCAGCTGTTTTGATAAAATAATTAAAAATGATTCAACCGATTATGATGCATGGTGCAACAAAGGAATTGCTCTGGCCAAAATTAAAGACTATAAACAGGCAAGAAAATGTTTTGAAACGGCATCAAAAATTCGCGAATATTCCGGAACGGCAGAACTGGGATATAAGTTTGTGAAAGAACTTGATGACAAGGAACAGACCATACAATCGAATTATCTCGATTTCCAGGGAAAACTAATCGAAGGGTTAAGCGCAGTGGTTAAAGAAAATCAGGAGTATCTGTCACACGCGTTGAAAGATTTCCGTCTGGGACTAAATGTATCCCTCGGAATGTATATCGGGCAATTTTTTATAGGTGTTGTTCTGATTGCCGCTGCTATCTACCTCTATTTGCTCGGTAAAACAGATCTGTTAACGTATCTTTTTGGTGGCGGCGGTGTGACCATATTCGTTCTTTTGATCTTTAAACCCCCCCAGGAGATCCAGAAAAACCGTGTAGATCTGACACAGTGGCTGATCGCGTATTACAACTGGAATAACTCATTCCTTGCAATTAACACCCATCTGGCCCGAAAATTCTCACATAATGTACCTTCAGAACAGATCCAGAAAAGTAACGTGATATCCGCGAATAAAAAAATAAAAGATGAATGGACAGATCTAAAAGAGATCATAGAATACTTGGGTAAAATGACCTACGACACCATTAATATTATCGAAGCATCCTGCGAACCAAAAGTGCAACAGAATACTCAAGACGACAAAGAAAAAAAAACCGAAGGAAAGGAACAACCGGAACAAAAACCGGATGCTAAGAAACACAGAATTTTCAGCCGCAAGTAA
- a CDS encoding MBL fold metallo-hydrolase, with protein MTEHRVKPADRVELTVLADNYTDFFVPPSTPVDRRLPFDPNHQILAEHGLSCRVRVFSQKKEHAILLDAGLSPVCLPWNLRQMGLSLAGIETVVLSHGHIDHTSGLPCVFAGAGRQVPLITHPDAFLQRRLNMPGRGTVDLPQLDPVALKKAGADILQLKEPSTLAAGHLLVTGKVERKTAFEKGMPGMEAFMDGRWVPDPINDDQAIVINIKDKGLVVMSGCAHAGIVNTVEYAKKITGVDNVHAVLGGFHLTGPAFEPIIQPTVDAMKRIDPSYVVPLHCTGWKAINRFSQEIPGKFIPNMVGTTYVFGE; from the coding sequence ATGACCGAACACCGGGTAAAACCCGCAGACCGGGTGGAATTAACCGTTCTTGCCGACAACTATACCGATTTCTTTGTACCGCCGTCTACGCCGGTTGACCGGAGGCTGCCATTCGACCCCAATCACCAGATTCTCGCGGAGCACGGCCTCTCCTGCCGGGTCCGGGTCTTCTCTCAGAAGAAAGAGCACGCAATCCTTCTCGATGCCGGGCTCTCACCGGTGTGCCTGCCGTGGAATCTCCGTCAGATGGGACTCTCCCTTGCCGGGATCGAAACGGTGGTCCTGAGCCACGGGCATATCGATCACACCAGCGGGCTCCCCTGCGTCTTTGCCGGTGCGGGCCGGCAGGTGCCGCTCATCACCCACCCGGACGCCTTTCTCCAACGGAGGCTGAACATGCCGGGCAGGGGTACGGTTGACCTTCCGCAATTGGACCCGGTTGCGTTAAAGAAAGCCGGGGCAGATATCCTCCAACTCAAAGAACCCTCGACCCTTGCTGCCGGCCACCTGCTCGTGACCGGTAAAGTGGAGCGAAAGACCGCGTTTGAGAAGGGGATGCCGGGGATGGAGGCATTCATGGACGGTCGCTGGGTGCCCGACCCGATCAACGATGACCAGGCGATTGTCATCAACATCAAGGACAAGGGCCTTGTCGTGATGAGCGGGTGTGCCCATGCCGGGATTGTCAACACGGTTGAGTACGCGAAAAAGATCACGGGTGTCGACAATGTCCATGCTGTACTCGGGGGGTTCCATCTCACCGGGCCGGCTTTTGAACCGATCATCCAGCCAACCGTCGACGCGATGAAACGGATCGATCCTTCGTATGTTGTGCCTCTGCACTGTACCGGGTGGAAGGCGATCAACCGGTTTTCTCAGGAGATACCGGGGAAGTTTATCCCGAATATGGTCGGGACGACGTACGTGTTTGGAGAATAA
- a CDS encoding DUF2284 domain-containing protein, which yields MTQNPVLKQIREMDMSNATKESGDFTFLVQTARSLGAADAKVIPASQIVVENRVPLKCRSGCIGYGKKLTCPPYVPTPDEFRKVLSEYRHALLVKFICPAQADPDVISSIYRYWLDPCAPADKKEQATQFWKDQFSGSAAFAPMMLELERTAFNAGNTFALALVNGSCRLCETCNVKAGICVHPTQARIPEHAVGVNMVKTAEKAGMPIRFPVQGHPELMALLLID from the coding sequence ATGACACAAAATCCCGTATTGAAGCAGATCAGGGAGATGGATATGAGTAACGCTACGAAAGAGTCAGGGGATTTCACATTCCTCGTGCAGACCGCCCGCTCGCTCGGTGCAGCGGATGCAAAGGTGATCCCCGCATCACAGATAGTTGTCGAGAACCGCGTCCCGCTGAAATGCCGGTCCGGGTGCATCGGGTACGGGAAGAAACTGACCTGCCCGCCGTATGTCCCGACTCCGGACGAATTCCGGAAAGTCCTGTCAGAGTACCGGCACGCCCTGCTCGTGAAGTTCATCTGCCCGGCTCAGGCAGACCCGGACGTGATCAGCTCGATCTACCGGTACTGGCTCGACCCCTGTGCCCCAGCAGATAAGAAGGAGCAGGCAACGCAGTTCTGGAAGGACCAGTTCAGCGGCTCCGCCGCATTTGCCCCGATGATGCTCGAGCTGGAACGGACCGCGTTCAATGCCGGCAACACTTTTGCCCTTGCCCTTGTCAACGGCTCGTGCCGGCTCTGCGAGACCTGCAACGTCAAGGCCGGCATCTGTGTCCACCCCACGCAGGCCCGGATTCCCGAGCATGCCGTGGGTGTCAACATGGTAAAGACTGCGGAGAAGGCAGGGATGCCAATCCGGTTCCCGGTGCAGGGGCACCCGGAACTGATGGCGCTCCTGCTGATCGACTGA
- a CDS encoding alpha/beta fold hydrolase: MPRVHVNDITMYYEIFGEGEPLLVIQGMGVDISSVAQMNKRLGEKYRVIVFDSRGTGRTDKPDIPYSIEMMVGDTLGLMDTLGIRKAHVLGISMGSMIAVALAADHPERVKGLVLHVAFHRVAFLMKTIWSIMWSTDAGRKKMMAMSDFIFRQQYPPTPESFFRQGQAPLPFDGRDLLPLIKAPTLIINGTHDQAVPMKITRELAAGIPGAKLVLIEGDHLFAAKEPDLLLKPALAFLGEVDAKPEKIEVDKP, from the coding sequence ATGCCGAGAGTACACGTCAACGACATAACAATGTATTACGAGATTTTCGGGGAGGGCGAACCGCTCCTGGTCATCCAGGGGATGGGTGTGGACATCTCTTCGGTTGCGCAGATGAACAAACGGCTGGGCGAGAAGTACCGGGTCATCGTGTTTGACAGCCGGGGCACCGGCAGGACGGATAAACCCGACATCCCCTACTCCATTGAAATGATGGTTGGCGATACACTCGGGCTTATGGATACGCTGGGAATCCGAAAGGCACACGTCCTTGGGATCTCCATGGGATCGATGATCGCCGTAGCACTTGCGGCTGATCACCCTGAACGGGTGAAAGGGCTCGTGCTGCACGTTGCATTCCATCGTGTCGCGTTCCTTATGAAAACGATCTGGAGTATCATGTGGAGCACCGATGCCGGCAGGAAAAAGATGATGGCAATGTCAGACTTCATCTTCCGGCAGCAGTATCCCCCGACACCGGAATCATTTTTCCGGCAGGGCCAGGCACCGCTGCCGTTTGACGGGAGGGATCTGCTGCCGTTGATAAAAGCGCCTACGCTCATCATCAACGGCACACACGACCAGGCCGTCCCGATGAAGATCACCCGCGAGCTGGCTGCAGGAATCCCCGGTGCAAAACTGGTCCTCATCGAGGGGGACCACCTGTTTGCAGCAAAAGAACCCGACCTCCTGCTCAAACCCGCCCTTGCATTCCTTGGTGAAGTGGATGCAAAGCCGGAGAAAATTGAGGTGGACAAACCATGA
- a CDS encoding TetR/AcrR family transcriptional regulator, with the protein MPKVVPEYKEDAKRRIIEAAMDVMSERGCELMAIDDVAKKLGVTKGAVYWYFPSREALIEAVLTTICGNMQKVAFESYYNRPLEETLVRIFDRFALTDDRQRKIFFEMFVLATRNSDVRHATREYYAGFVEAIENAIRNEKKKNFLQTQTDAHALAILIVALYTGLQNYEMIWMYPGELRKLWLDGVRILLKPAYTGTYGESNP; encoded by the coding sequence ATGCCCAAGGTCGTACCCGAGTACAAGGAGGATGCCAAACGCCGGATCATCGAAGCCGCTATGGATGTCATGTCCGAGCGTGGCTGCGAGCTGATGGCCATCGATGACGTGGCAAAAAAACTGGGTGTCACCAAAGGGGCGGTATACTGGTATTTTCCCAGCAGGGAGGCGCTCATCGAGGCAGTCCTTACTACGATCTGCGGCAATATGCAGAAAGTCGCATTCGAGTCCTACTACAATCGCCCGCTCGAAGAGACGCTCGTCCGGATCTTCGATCGCTTTGCCCTGACCGACGACCGCCAGCGGAAGATCTTCTTTGAGATGTTTGTCCTTGCAACCCGGAACTCCGATGTCCGGCACGCAACCCGGGAATATTATGCCGGGTTCGTTGAGGCGATTGAGAATGCGATCAGGAACGAGAAGAAGAAAAATTTCCTCCAGACCCAGACTGACGCCCATGCACTGGCAATCCTTATCGTGGCCCTGTACACGGGGCTCCAGAACTATGAAATGATCTGGATGTACCCGGGAGAGCTTCGCAAGCTCTGGCTTGACGGGGTCCGGATTCTCTTAAAACCCGCATACACCGGGACCTACGGGGAGAGTAATCCCTGA
- a CDS encoding 2'-5' RNA ligase family protein, which produces MTHYLIDIRMMGSVKQQIRSLSNHLNERFNLGDKLVVPHITLAGPFSTTSETQLVKDFTRICSDQKEIPKYEVGGYGFFGDTRVVYVTITPDETLKQFRYQLSQALSPYCSLRRYDLDSADGFRFHSTLAMKLDWLTFQRIKWYFRGQESVVYRHHPIRATLLRNSRILCEYDFIQNRMLSRAQALSKATMMRDFDILKSWADGSWE; this is translated from the coding sequence ATGACGCACTATCTGATCGATATCCGCATGATGGGTTCAGTGAAGCAGCAGATTCGCTCGTTAAGCAATCACCTGAATGAGAGATTTAATCTCGGGGACAAACTGGTTGTCCCGCATATCACGCTGGCCGGGCCTTTTTCAACCACGAGTGAGACACAACTCGTAAAAGATTTCACCCGAATCTGTTCGGATCAAAAGGAAATTCCCAAATATGAGGTGGGGGGTTACGGGTTCTTTGGCGACACGAGGGTTGTATATGTCACCATCACCCCTGACGAAACCCTGAAACAATTCCGCTACCAGTTATCCCAGGCACTCTCCCCGTATTGCTCGTTGCGGAGATATGATCTGGATTCTGCCGACGGATTCCGGTTCCACTCTACGCTCGCCATGAAACTTGACTGGCTCACCTTCCAGAGAATAAAATGGTATTTCAGGGGACAGGAGAGTGTCGTTTACCGGCACCACCCGATCCGGGCAACCCTGCTCCGGAATTCCAGAATTCTCTGCGAATATGATTTTATCCAGAACCGGATGCTGAGCCGGGCACAGGCACTGAGCAAGGCGACCATGATGCGGGATTTTGATATTCTTAAATCGTGGGCTGACGGGAGCTGGGAATGA
- a CDS encoding GNAT family N-acetyltransferase: MGFYGQDMTAVLISAGKSYLPAGYPMPEFTIERVREKTFPEFLYLLDCLAGYERIDPPDEGARLRLKDDIFFDPPKFEGYIGRLDDKPVGFVTFYFTYSTFLARPTLFVEDLFMLEQYRRQGLGKRLFDFCRNEARVHGCGRMDWMVLTWNKPSIHFYEKIGATRLGWYTYRLEREQL; encoded by the coding sequence ATGGGATTTTATGGCCAGGACATGACAGCGGTACTCATATCTGCCGGAAAATCCTATCTTCCCGCTGGGTATCCTATGCCAGAGTTTACCATCGAACGGGTGAGGGAGAAGACCTTTCCGGAGTTCCTGTACCTGCTCGACTGTCTTGCCGGGTACGAGCGGATCGATCCGCCCGATGAAGGAGCCCGGTTACGACTGAAGGATGATATCTTCTTCGATCCCCCGAAATTTGAGGGGTATATCGGCAGGCTGGACGATAAGCCCGTTGGGTTTGTCACGTTCTATTTCACGTATTCTACATTCCTTGCCCGGCCCACCCTGTTCGTTGAAGATCTCTTCATGCTCGAACAGTACCGCAGGCAGGGTTTGGGAAAGCGCCTCTTTGACTTCTGCCGGAACGAGGCAAGGGTCCACGGGTGCGGGCGTATGGACTGGATGGTGCTGACGTGGAACAAGCCCTCTATACATTTCTATGAGAAGATCGGGGCCACCCGGCTGGGCTGGTATACGTACCGCCTGGAACGGGAACAGTTATAA
- a CDS encoding SHOCT domain-containing protein — MNSKSDTNTQPIPPQDTSRNPGQIEATYYGSILLSTMPERRSFMYKYLMALSPVILVIVCIFIRSILENLLDVASSTLTSAVPGTLAFYTTDYLSKYSAPINDATNISILMVAPVGIFIIFAAIGWTMRLTELWTGTALTLFMSGVTAFVMATMKGYPLVSSNFMLLFLRWIAFLVQPFCIVAVVIVLIATEKFRRSLRYTITKDGLWLRGGFLNVQEHMLPHTQIGRIVFEQDFFGRMYNYGTIIPQSMTRWGAETSFRAIGASGQKDNFGVGIGFAKGREEGSRYPLDCLYGIPDPKTAQNILTGLICRQDKREEDQVSYLKKIYENNGHGSMTHGSGIPREVSTAGSRSSTGDDTGIRPVDRIGMEGEIPGRVESAIIRNDDSDISKTTTGPVTGTIREIPPLAQNKSTTLQEIALEQPVLDQIKKLAELRDAGIITEEEFSAKKTELLRRV; from the coding sequence ATGAACTCCAAATCCGATACCAATACTCAGCCGATTCCCCCCCAGGATACTTCCCGTAACCCCGGCCAGATAGAGGCTACCTATTACGGATCCATCCTTCTCTCAACCATGCCCGAGAGAAGGAGTTTTATGTACAAATACCTGATGGCTCTCTCGCCGGTAATTCTGGTTATTGTATGTATTTTTATACGAAGTATCCTTGAGAATCTGCTGGATGTCGCATCATCGACGTTGACTTCAGCAGTGCCCGGCACCCTGGCTTTCTATACAACAGACTATTTAAGCAAATATTCTGCTCCGATAAACGATGCTACCAATATCTCCATCCTGATGGTTGCCCCGGTGGGGATTTTCATCATTTTTGCCGCTATTGGCTGGACGATGCGGTTGACCGAATTATGGACCGGTACGGCATTGACGCTGTTCATGAGTGGAGTTACGGCATTCGTAATGGCAACCATGAAGGGCTATCCCCTCGTTTCGAGTAATTTCATGCTCCTCTTCCTCCGGTGGATCGCATTTCTGGTCCAGCCATTTTGTATCGTGGCAGTGGTCATCGTCCTTATCGCGACCGAAAAATTCCGGCGTTCTCTCCGGTACACCATCACAAAAGACGGGTTATGGCTGCGGGGCGGTTTTCTGAACGTTCAGGAACACATGCTCCCCCATACCCAGATAGGCAGAATTGTATTTGAGCAGGATTTCTTTGGACGCATGTACAATTATGGGACGATCATCCCGCAAAGTATGACGCGGTGGGGTGCGGAAACATCGTTCCGGGCAATTGGCGCATCCGGGCAGAAAGACAATTTTGGCGTGGGGATCGGGTTTGCCAAAGGTCGCGAGGAGGGATCACGCTATCCCCTTGACTGCCTGTATGGGATACCGGATCCAAAGACGGCACAAAATATCCTTACGGGATTAATCTGCCGGCAGGATAAACGCGAGGAGGACCAGGTATCCTACTTAAAAAAGATTTACGAGAATAATGGACACGGGTCAATGACCCATGGATCCGGTATACCCCGGGAAGTGTCCACCGCTGGTTCACGGAGCAGCACCGGGGACGATACCGGTATCCGGCCTGTTGACAGGATCGGGATGGAGGGGGAAATTCCCGGCCGGGTGGAGAGTGCCATCATCAGGAACGATGACAGCGATATCTCCAAAACAACAACGGGTCCTGTCACTGGCACGATAAGAGAGATCCCGCCCCTCGCACAAAACAAAAGTACTACCCTGCAGGAAATTGCACTGGAGCAACCGGTACTGGATCAGATAAAAAAGTTAGCAGAACTCAGGGATGCAGGAATCATTACCGAAGAAGAATTTTCGGCAAAAAAAACGGAATTGTTAAGACGGGTGTAA